Proteins encoded by one window of Companilactobacillus ginsenosidimutans:
- a CDS encoding M13 family metallopeptidase, with protein sequence MGDYYNRYLAMLNSDQLNVGSLKSDLKSIQDLKYYSDLNSKPAYFDQNSIKLPFSISATPDLQDSRKTNYVFSQSSNNIPATTNAADFNQGAAKGFIDSMVNLFGLLGIDKNQSMPIIMNAITFENSLTSGLVDKQRDNGSSPEDLSSFNPYTTSMYSTMDVNEFYNKQSNLQLKQYVETMFPGLKQIQLTNPQALNTYNNIFSLGNFESLKDWMMLLQVFNNRELFSQQGVNATKEFDDNSQTFIISTLGSVDTTTNVGKSFMATQQYFLDDMSTLYGKIQVGSKVKNDVLTMTEKIRDAYIQRLNNNTWLSPQTKKAAVNKLEKMIINVGYQEGIPALTDYTSLNFSPNESIYDINKAINKYRQDVTLLSLKEKSERAGIQRASFERNAFYDPSSNSIAVDGAMLTAPFFSESQTVSQNYGGIGIVIGHEISHAFDPTGAQFDSNGIRSNWWTEADKEKFNDLSMKMDDEYNGIKMDWGTVNGKNTLSENVADNGGLSVALELAKQDPSYNAKEFFENWARSSRMSVDKFTEEMLMLDSHAPAPVRVNVAVQNQDDFYSTYDVKPGDPMYLAPQDRVSIW encoded by the coding sequence ATGGGTGATTATTATAATCGTTATTTAGCTATGTTGAACTCGGACCAATTGAATGTGGGGTCTCTGAAAAGCGATCTTAAAAGTATTCAGGATTTAAAATATTACTCTGACTTGAATTCGAAACCAGCTTATTTTGATCAAAACAGCATTAAATTACCATTCTCAATTAGTGCCACCCCAGATTTACAGGATAGTCGAAAAACTAATTATGTATTTAGTCAATCTTCCAACAATATACCTGCTACAACCAATGCCGCCGATTTTAATCAAGGTGCAGCCAAAGGGTTCATTGATTCGATGGTGAATTTATTTGGGTTGTTAGGGATTGACAAAAACCAATCTATGCCAATAATCATGAATGCTATTACTTTCGAAAATTCATTGACCTCAGGATTGGTCGATAAACAACGTGATAACGGAAGTTCACCCGAAGACTTATCTAGCTTTAATCCCTATACAACTAGCATGTATAGCACAATGGATGTGAATGAATTTTATAATAAACAATCCAATCTTCAACTAAAGCAATATGTCGAAACAATGTTTCCTGGATTAAAACAAATTCAATTGACAAATCCACAAGCTTTGAACACCTACAATAATATTTTCTCCCTAGGTAATTTTGAATCATTAAAAGACTGGATGATGCTGCTACAAGTTTTTAACAATCGGGAATTGTTTAGTCAACAAGGTGTTAACGCAACTAAAGAATTCGACGATAACTCTCAAACTTTTATAATTTCAACACTTGGTTCAGTTGATACAACAACTAATGTAGGAAAATCCTTTATGGCAACTCAACAATATTTTTTAGATGATATGAGTACGCTTTATGGAAAAATCCAAGTCGGTTCAAAAGTTAAAAATGATGTTTTAACGATGACTGAAAAAATCAGGGATGCGTATATTCAGCGTTTGAATAATAATACTTGGTTAAGCCCTCAGACAAAAAAAGCAGCAGTTAATAAGTTAGAGAAAATGATTATTAACGTTGGCTATCAAGAAGGAATACCTGCATTAACCGATTACACGAGTTTAAATTTCAGTCCTAATGAAAGTATTTACGATATTAATAAAGCTATTAACAAGTATCGTCAAGATGTCACTTTACTAAGTTTAAAAGAAAAATCTGAACGTGCAGGAATTCAACGCGCCAGTTTTGAACGTAATGCCTTCTATGATCCAAGCTCAAACAGTATTGCCGTGGATGGTGCCATGCTAACAGCTCCCTTCTTTTCAGAGAGCCAAACCGTCAGTCAAAACTATGGTGGAATTGGAATAGTAATTGGACACGAGATTTCACATGCCTTTGACCCAACCGGAGCACAATTTGATTCCAATGGAATTAGAAGTAATTGGTGGACAGAAGCAGATAAAGAGAAATTCAATGATTTAAGTATGAAAATGGATGATGAGTACAACGGAATTAAGATGGACTGGGGAACTGTTAATGGGAAGAATACTCTTAGTGAAAATGTTGCTGATAATGGTGGATTAAGTGTTGCGTTGGAATTGGCAAAACAAGATCCATCGTACAATGCTAAAGAGTTCTTCGAAAACTGGGCAAGATCTTCACGAATGTCTGTTGATAAATTCACTGAAGAAATGTTGATGCTTGATAGTCATGCCCCTGCTCCTGTTCGAGTTAACGTAGCAGTTCAAAATCAAGACGATTTTTATAGTACTTATGATGTTAAACCTGGCGATCCTATGTATTTGGCACCTCAAGACAGAGTTAGTATCTGGTAA
- the hisG gene encoding ATP phosphoribosyltransferase produces MSEDRIKIALTKGRVEKQVIPLMEAAGINCDQIRNKERRLIFDSETQPYEFILAKGPDVTTFLERGAADIGIVGSDILTENQSSQYELLNLDIGKCQFVLASTKEFDPDAPKRKIIGTKYPLITKRYFDNLGQDVEIIKIEGSVELAPLTGLADAIVDITETGTTIRENHLKIFDYLDKVSTRLVVNRMSLKQHPEAIFDFVDRIKKVVNERKEEEVG; encoded by the coding sequence TTGAGTGAAGATAGAATAAAAATTGCTTTAACAAAGGGACGAGTTGAAAAACAAGTTATTCCTTTAATGGAAGCAGCTGGAATTAATTGTGATCAGATTAGAAATAAGGAAAGACGATTGATTTTTGATTCTGAGACTCAACCGTATGAATTCATCTTGGCCAAGGGACCAGATGTAACGACATTTCTCGAAAGAGGCGCCGCAGATATTGGAATTGTCGGAAGCGATATTTTAACTGAGAATCAAAGTTCTCAGTATGAATTATTAAATCTAGATATTGGGAAATGTCAATTTGTTCTAGCTTCAACCAAAGAATTCGATCCAGACGCTCCTAAACGAAAAATTATTGGTACGAAATATCCACTAATTACCAAACGATATTTCGACAATTTAGGTCAAGATGTTGAGATTATCAAAATTGAGGGTTCAGTTGAATTAGCCCCCTTAACTGGTCTAGCTGATGCAATTGTTGACATCACTGAAACAGGGACTACCATCCGCGAAAATCACTTGAAGATATTCGATTATCTAGATAAAGTTTCAACTCGATTAGTAGTCAATCGAATGTCTTTGAAACAACATCCAGAGGCAATCTTTGATTTCGTAGATAGAATTAAAAAGGTCGTAAATGAGAGAAAAGAGGAAGAAGTAGGATGA
- the hisJ gene encoding histidinol-phosphatase HisJ — protein sequence MLMDGHTHTEFCPHGSREPVEKMIQRAIGLGMKKYCITEHAPLPPDFKQSYEGSSSGIDEASMEMSDMPAYMKQMKSLQEKYKSDIEISIGFEVDYLQGFEDFTKRFLDEYGPQTQESILSVHFMKGTDGKFWCIDNGFEDFEQGFKDFLDTPQHVFREYYFSVQKSVKADLGKYRPIRIGHMSLVRKYQDHFHLTEDLNDENMSLAQNILFDVKAQHRQLDLNLAGLYKPYCNDFYPGKQILKQAESIGIPIVYGSDAHDIESVGHGIHLINTITNY from the coding sequence ATGTTGATGGATGGACATACACACACAGAATTTTGCCCACATGGAAGTCGAGAGCCAGTAGAAAAAATGATTCAGCGAGCAATCGGATTAGGAATGAAAAAGTATTGCATCACCGAACATGCGCCACTGCCACCTGATTTCAAGCAAAGTTACGAGGGGTCCTCTAGTGGAATCGACGAAGCATCGATGGAAATGTCAGACATGCCAGCATACATGAAACAAATGAAGTCACTTCAGGAAAAATATAAGTCAGATATAGAAATTTCGATAGGTTTTGAAGTCGACTATTTACAAGGATTTGAAGATTTTACGAAGCGTTTCCTCGATGAATATGGTCCTCAAACACAAGAAAGCATCTTGTCCGTTCATTTTATGAAGGGAACAGACGGAAAGTTCTGGTGTATTGATAATGGATTCGAAGACTTCGAACAAGGTTTCAAAGATTTTCTTGATACGCCACAACACGTTTTCCGTGAATACTATTTTTCCGTTCAGAAATCTGTTAAAGCGGATTTAGGGAAGTATCGTCCAATCAGAATTGGTCACATGAGCTTGGTTAGAAAATATCAAGATCATTTTCATTTAACTGAGGATTTGAACGATGAAAACATGAGCTTAGCACAAAATATCCTGTTCGATGTTAAAGCTCAACATCGTCAATTAGATTTAAATTTAGCTGGTTTGTACAAACCATATTGCAATGATTTTTATCCAGGTAAACAAATATTGAAACAAGCTGAATCTATTGGTATCCCAATCGTTTACGGTTCCGATGCACATGACATAGAGTCAGTCGGTCATGGTATTCATTTGATTAATACTATAACTAACTATTGA
- a CDS encoding ATP phosphoribosyltransferase regulatory subunit: protein MKNNLLPLGTRDEFGRRASEKQHIISVIADSFSDRGFSKVSTPLLEKQAVFEPYKLGNYQMYRLLDQEGDTIVLRPDMTLPIARFLSSTNIALPQKFWYIGDIFRISRRLSGSYNELTQAGIELVGYSSIKAEFECLVLINQLSQKLLDEPVEIELGIADFTKAVLSTLTDDEDLQDEIAAALYDKQVPKYEQLIQRFSTTDEYQFLLKWPRLFGKPDVIFEQLKDFNLPESIQNRVAELKNVIDWIKQTMPEQALSLDLSSRAPQKYYTGLTFKGFSKAGSGYLFSGGRYDKLLSNFQDVSESAVGMGIDIDLITDLVVSDSKEVNKKLIYFKPEQWQEAEKVLNKTTDAILSLSETREDAEVEAKKLNATIIDMTEGEFIE, encoded by the coding sequence ATGAAAAATAACTTATTACCATTAGGAACACGCGACGAATTTGGTCGGCGAGCTAGTGAAAAACAACATATAATTTCAGTGATTGCAGATTCATTTTCTGATCGTGGCTTTTCAAAAGTTTCAACGCCATTATTAGAAAAACAAGCTGTGTTTGAACCTTATAAATTAGGGAATTATCAAATGTATCGTTTATTAGACCAAGAAGGGGACACAATTGTTCTTCGACCGGATATGACTTTACCAATTGCCAGATTTTTAAGCTCAACCAATATAGCGCTACCACAAAAATTTTGGTACATCGGAGATATTTTCAGAATTAGCCGTCGCTTATCAGGTTCATACAATGAGCTGACACAAGCTGGAATCGAACTGGTTGGATATTCCTCAATCAAAGCAGAGTTCGAATGTTTGGTACTTATCAATCAGTTGAGTCAAAAATTATTAGACGAACCAGTTGAAATAGAATTAGGAATTGCTGATTTTACCAAAGCTGTATTATCGACTTTAACTGATGATGAAGATTTGCAAGATGAAATTGCTGCTGCTTTGTATGACAAACAAGTTCCTAAATACGAGCAACTAATTCAAAGATTCAGCACTACCGATGAATATCAATTCTTACTGAAATGGCCAAGATTATTCGGCAAGCCAGATGTAATTTTTGAACAACTGAAGGACTTCAATTTACCAGAAAGTATTCAAAATAGAGTTGCTGAATTGAAAAACGTAATCGACTGGATCAAGCAAACAATGCCGGAACAAGCGTTATCACTCGACTTGAGTAGTCGTGCACCTCAAAAGTATTACACAGGATTAACTTTCAAAGGATTCTCCAAAGCAGGTTCAGGATATTTGTTCAGTGGTGGTCGTTATGACAAATTGTTATCTAACTTCCAAGACGTCAGTGAATCAGCTGTCGGAATGGGAATTGATATTGACCTAATTACTGATTTAGTTGTAAGTGACTCAAAAGAAGTCAATAAGAAGTTAATTTACTTTAAACCAGAGCAGTGGCAAGAAGCAGAAAAGGTTTTAAACAAAACAACTGATGCAATTCTTTCATTATCCGAAACTAGGGAAGATGCAGAGGTAGAAGCTAAGAAATTGAATGCAACAATAATTGATATGACAGAAGGTGAATTCATTGAGTGA
- a CDS encoding hemolysin family protein — MSDDPTGAALIGQIVLIVVLTLLNAFFAASEMAIVSVNKSTVEDKVKDGSRKAERILHAIEHPTNFLSTIQVAITLAGFLSSASAATSLSTRLEGVIGKFPGSYELSIVIITVILSYFTLVFGELFPKQIALHRPYQVVSFTEPLVNVVSKILAPFVWILTVSINGLMKVTPLDFSQKEDKVTRNEMLSTIQKSRQSGTINSDEYQMLQGIIKFSDKNVREIMVPRTDAFMIDINDSLDENIDAILSQPFSRVPVYGGDKDTIIGIVHIKALFKKARVSGFDNINLKSIMTEPLFVPETTSIDSLLLKMQTTQTQIAMIMDEYGGVVGLATIEDILEEIVGEIDDEYDQTTTNYRRLSTNEYSVVGTFSIEDFNDLFDEDIDEEQDDADTIAGYLIMNVGEIPDANIPKSITLDDGVKLTSGKVDGSRLKTVIVSIPKDKVKVVTTNMFEKKY; from the coding sequence ATGAGCGATGATCCTACAGGTGCGGCGTTAATTGGACAGATAGTCTTAATTGTTGTTTTAACGCTCCTGAATGCATTTTTTGCGGCCAGTGAAATGGCTATTGTTTCTGTAAATAAATCTACCGTTGAGGATAAAGTTAAGGACGGGAGTCGAAAAGCAGAAAGAATTCTACATGCAATTGAACATCCAACTAATTTTTTATCTACCATTCAAGTAGCTATCACACTTGCAGGATTCCTTTCATCTGCTAGTGCGGCCACAAGTTTAAGTACAAGATTAGAAGGCGTGATTGGTAAGTTCCCAGGAAGTTATGAACTTTCAATCGTGATTATCACAGTTATTTTATCTTACTTCACTTTAGTATTTGGTGAATTATTTCCAAAACAAATTGCTCTGCACAGACCTTATCAAGTGGTGTCTTTTACCGAGCCACTCGTTAATGTCGTAAGTAAAATCTTGGCACCGTTTGTTTGGATTTTGACAGTTTCCATCAATGGATTAATGAAAGTTACTCCACTAGATTTTAGTCAAAAAGAAGACAAGGTTACTCGAAATGAGATGCTCTCGACGATTCAAAAGTCTCGTCAAAGTGGAACTATTAATTCTGACGAGTATCAAATGTTACAAGGTATCATCAAATTCAGCGATAAAAATGTCCGTGAAATCATGGTTCCAAGAACCGATGCATTCATGATCGATATTAATGATTCCCTGGATGAAAATATTGATGCCATTTTGTCCCAACCATTTTCACGTGTTCCTGTTTATGGTGGCGACAAGGATACGATCATTGGTATTGTGCATATCAAAGCTTTATTCAAAAAAGCCCGTGTATCAGGATTTGATAATATCAATTTGAAAAGTATTATGACTGAACCATTATTTGTTCCTGAAACAACAAGTATTGATTCGTTGCTACTTAAGATGCAAACTACTCAAACACAAATTGCCATGATCATGGATGAGTATGGTGGTGTGGTTGGACTTGCAACTATTGAAGATATTCTCGAAGAAATTGTTGGTGAAATTGATGATGAATATGATCAAACAACTACCAATTATCGTCGATTATCTACAAATGAATATTCAGTTGTCGGTACATTTTCTATCGAAGATTTCAATGATCTTTTTGATGAAGATATTGACGAAGAGCAAGATGACGCCGATACTATTGCTGGATATTTAATTATGAATGTTGGTGAGATTCCTGATGCCAATATTCCTAAGAGCATTACATTAGATGACGGTGTGAAATTAACTTCCGGTAAGGTTGATGGTTCAAGGCTTAAAACCGTTATCGTTTCAATTCCTAAAGACAAAGTTAAAGTCGTTACGACTAATATGTTTGAAAAGAAATACTAG
- a CDS encoding AEC family transporter, which produces MDIGQLTNQIFLMFGLMLVGVIIGKTKLMSVQTSNDLTNILIKVIGPCLIINAFEQNYSQSRIKLFVLAAVAVAIAYVIEIVISKFAFARVKNSNLKRVSTYGSVYSNAGFMGIPLISALFGPTGVFYGVVSLAVWNVFNWTHGISLFNEAKGEEGSKFKQIFLNPNVIAIIIGLILFIFSLSLPSTVDQVVKYVGSINTPLSMIVIGNSLASIKFDKSMLERHLWISLILRNLIYPVIAIFVLKLMGITGIAFYTTVVMAACPVAGLIVLFTLQAKENPAPAIALMSLSTVLSLVTIPIVFAISNMRI; this is translated from the coding sequence ATGGATATCGGACAACTGACTAATCAAATCTTTTTAATGTTCGGATTAATGTTAGTCGGAGTTATTATTGGCAAGACCAAATTAATGAGCGTGCAAACCTCAAATGATTTGACGAATATCTTGATAAAAGTAATTGGACCGTGCTTGATTATTAATGCTTTTGAGCAAAATTACTCACAAAGTAGAATCAAACTATTTGTATTGGCAGCAGTTGCAGTTGCTATCGCCTATGTGATTGAAATAGTTATCTCCAAATTTGCCTTCGCTAGAGTCAAAAATTCCAATTTAAAAAGAGTTTCAACTTATGGCAGTGTTTACTCGAACGCCGGATTCATGGGAATTCCTTTGATTAGTGCATTATTTGGACCAACTGGGGTATTTTATGGTGTTGTCTCGTTAGCAGTCTGGAACGTCTTTAATTGGACACACGGAATCAGTTTGTTTAACGAAGCCAAAGGAGAAGAGGGTTCTAAATTCAAACAAATATTTTTGAATCCGAATGTTATCGCAATAATTATAGGATTAATCCTATTCATTTTTTCTTTAAGCTTACCTTCCACTGTTGACCAAGTAGTTAAATATGTCGGCTCGATCAACACACCATTATCGATGATTGTTATTGGAAACAGTCTAGCAAGTATTAAATTTGATAAATCCATGTTAGAGAGACATTTGTGGATCAGCTTAATATTGAGAAATTTAATTTATCCAGTGATTGCAATCTTCGTACTCAAATTAATGGGGATTACTGGAATAGCCTTTTATACCACAGTTGTTATGGCAGCATGTCCGGTGGCAGGTTTGATCGTCTTGTTCACTCTCCAAGCCAAAGAAAATCCAGCTCCAGCAATTGCACTAATGAGTTTGTCTACAGTCTTAAGCTTGGTAACAATTCCTATCGTATTTGCAATAAGTAATATGAGGATTTAG
- the brnQ gene encoding branched-chain amino acid transport system II carrier protein codes for MQKRLSLRNLMFIGSMLFGLFFGAGNLIFPVFLGQQAGSNVWLAVIGLLITGIGLPLLGVAGLGITESASVFDLAKKVNRSYAYIFTVLLYLIIGPLFATPRLATTSFQMGIVPFVSNGQQALVLAIFSILFFAASWWFARKPSKIMTYVGKWLTPIFLILLGILIAVALIHPMGSLTAQPQGQYVHSPVLAGFTEGYNTMDALASLAFGVVVIDGIKMLGITDPKAIATDTIKAGAISVVLMGIIYTLLALLGAMSLGHLKLAANGGITLAQIFNYYFGSFGNVLLALIVIVACLKTSIGLITAFGEAMHEMFPKISYQVLIAIASILPCIFANVGLTNLIQYSTPALMFIYPLAITLIILAILTPFIGSSKWIFGVTTLFTLIPAILAGLEALSFVFKGQGWFTTLMHFNDVLPLASLGLGWVVPALIGLVVGYVISRFRPTV; via the coding sequence ATGCAAAAACGACTATCATTACGTAATTTAATGTTCATCGGCTCAATGCTTTTCGGACTATTCTTCGGTGCCGGAAACCTAATCTTTCCAGTATTTCTTGGCCAACAAGCAGGTAGTAACGTCTGGCTTGCTGTAATTGGATTGTTAATTACTGGTATTGGATTACCACTTCTAGGTGTTGCTGGACTTGGTATCACTGAAAGTGCCAGTGTCTTTGATTTGGCAAAAAAAGTTAATCGTTCGTATGCTTATATATTTACGGTTTTACTTTATTTAATTATTGGTCCATTGTTTGCAACACCTAGGTTGGCGACGACTTCGTTCCAAATGGGAATAGTGCCATTTGTTTCAAATGGGCAGCAAGCGCTAGTTCTGGCAATTTTTTCTATCTTATTTTTCGCCGCATCATGGTGGTTTGCACGTAAGCCTAGCAAGATCATGACTTATGTTGGAAAGTGGCTCACACCAATTTTTCTTATTTTATTGGGAATTTTGATTGCGGTGGCACTTATTCATCCGATGGGATCTCTTACTGCGCAGCCTCAAGGGCAATACGTTCACAGTCCAGTTTTGGCTGGATTTACTGAAGGTTATAATACGATGGATGCTTTGGCTTCATTAGCATTTGGCGTGGTTGTTATCGACGGTATCAAGATGTTGGGGATCACTGATCCTAAGGCGATTGCGACTGATACGATTAAAGCAGGGGCTATCAGCGTTGTTTTGATGGGAATCATCTATACATTGTTAGCTTTGCTTGGTGCAATGAGTTTGGGTCACTTGAAGTTGGCTGCCAATGGAGGAATTACGCTGGCACAAATTTTCAATTATTACTTCGGTAGTTTTGGAAATGTCTTGTTAGCTTTGATTGTTATTGTTGCTTGTTTGAAAACTTCAATTGGTTTAATTACAGCATTTGGAGAGGCTATGCATGAAATGTTTCCTAAAATTTCATATCAAGTATTAATCGCTATTGCTAGTATTTTGCCATGTATTTTCGCAAATGTGGGATTGACGAACCTTATTCAATATTCAACTCCAGCTTTGATGTTCATTTATCCATTAGCAATAACGCTGATTATCTTGGCTATATTGACACCATTTATTGGATCATCAAAATGGATTTTCGGAGTTACAACTTTGTTCACTTTGATACCTGCAATTTTAGCTGGATTAGAAGCATTAAGTTTCGTATTTAAGGGTCAGGGATGGTTTACAACATTGATGCATTTTAATGATGTACTTCCATTAGCAAGCCTTGGATTAGGGTGGGTCGTTCCTGCATTGATTGGGTTAGTTGTTGGATATGTTATTAGTCGTTTCAGGCCTACAGTATAA
- a CDS encoding peptide chain release factor 3: protein MDQKQLESEVSKRRTFAIISHPDAGKTTITEQMLYFGGVIRSAGTVKAKKSGQFATSDWMEIEKKRGISVTSSVMQFHYHDKDVNILDTPGHEDFSEDTYRTLMAVDAAVMVIDSAKGIEPQTKKLFKVVKQRGIPIFTFMNKLDRDGRDPLDLIAELEELLNIEGCAMNWPIGMGKELKGLYDIRNNRVELYRKDGDDRYLDLGEDGKLKERNPLEEEGVYEQALGEVDLIKEAGNKFDLDKIMQGNQTPVFFGSALTNFGVQVFLDTFLDMAPAPSPHKQKDSDEIVNPDDTEFSAFVFKIQANMNPNHRDRIAFVRICSGEFEKGMDVTLNRTGKTMRLNNATEFMSDQREQVKTAVAGDIVGLYDTGNFEIGDTIYTGKKAVQFEDLPQFTPEMFMEVQAKNVMKQKSFHKGMQQLVQEGAVQLYRTYTTNDYILGAVGQLQFEVFQFRMKNEYNCDVVMNPIGSRTARWIDPDQLDPSMSSSRNMLVKDLDDNPLFLFENRFAENWFASKYPDVTLTSKL, encoded by the coding sequence ATGGATCAAAAACAATTAGAGAGTGAAGTAAGCAAAAGAAGAACATTTGCTATCATCTCTCACCCTGATGCTGGTAAAACTACAATTACTGAACAAATGCTTTATTTTGGTGGTGTAATTCGTTCTGCCGGTACAGTTAAAGCAAAAAAATCTGGTCAATTTGCCACATCTGACTGGATGGAAATTGAAAAGAAACGTGGTATCTCAGTTACAAGTTCTGTTATGCAATTCCATTATCACGATAAAGATGTCAACATTTTGGATACACCAGGACATGAGGATTTCTCAGAAGATACTTATCGTACTTTGATGGCTGTTGATGCTGCTGTCATGGTTATCGACTCTGCCAAAGGTATCGAGCCACAAACTAAGAAATTATTCAAAGTTGTTAAACAACGTGGTATTCCTATTTTTACATTTATGAATAAACTTGACCGTGATGGTCGTGACCCACTAGATTTGATTGCTGAACTTGAAGAATTATTGAACATCGAGGGATGTGCAATGAACTGGCCAATTGGTATGGGTAAGGAACTCAAGGGATTGTACGATATTCGTAACAATCGTGTTGAGTTGTACCGTAAAGATGGTGATGATCGTTATCTTGACCTTGGTGAAGACGGCAAGTTGAAAGAACGTAACCCACTTGAAGAAGAGGGTGTTTATGAACAAGCTCTTGGCGAAGTAGATTTGATCAAAGAAGCCGGAAACAAGTTTGATTTAGATAAAATCATGCAAGGTAATCAAACTCCAGTATTTTTCGGTTCAGCTTTGACAAACTTTGGTGTGCAAGTATTCTTGGATACATTCTTAGATATGGCACCAGCTCCATCACCACACAAACAAAAAGACAGTGATGAAATCGTTAATCCAGATGACACAGAATTTTCAGCCTTTGTATTTAAAATTCAGGCAAATATGAACCCAAATCACCGTGACAGAATTGCTTTCGTCAGAATTTGTTCAGGTGAATTCGAAAAGGGTATGGATGTTACTTTAAATCGTACTGGTAAAACAATGCGTTTGAATAATGCGACAGAATTCATGTCTGATCAAAGAGAACAAGTAAAGACTGCTGTTGCTGGAGATATCGTAGGATTATACGATACAGGTAACTTCGAAATTGGTGACACAATTTATACAGGTAAAAAGGCAGTTCAATTCGAGGACTTACCACAATTTACTCCAGAAATGTTCATGGAAGTTCAAGCTAAGAACGTTATGAAACAAAAATCATTCCATAAAGGAATGCAACAACTAGTCCAAGAAGGTGCTGTTCAATTGTATAGAACATATACAACAAACGACTATATCTTAGGTGCTGTTGGACAACTACAATTTGAAGTATTCCAATTCAGAATGAAGAACGAATATAACTGTGATGTTGTCATGAATCCAATTGGTTCAAGAACTGCACGTTGGATTGATCCAGATCAACTTGATCCAAGTATGTCGTCATCAAGAAATATGCTGGTTAAGGATTTGGACGACAATCCATTGTTCTTGTTCGAAAACCGTTTCGCAGAAAACTGGTTTGCTAGCAAGTATCCTGATGTAACATTAACTTCAAAACTATAA